One part of the Neodiprion virginianus isolate iyNeoVirg1 chromosome 3, iyNeoVirg1.1, whole genome shotgun sequence genome encodes these proteins:
- the LOC124299963 gene encoding malonate--CoA ligase ACSF3, mitochondrial, whose product MSSLLGSRFPFFASPGTRSSVVIRRLQQTFAAVNSSNENTQIGSDVVPVFKHASRFADKTALRDAHGDYTYRGLYLSSRQFANQITQAVSASRQERVAFLMPNDANYVITQWACWMSGQIAVPLSSAHPVSILEYYITDSDAKVLVTTPQFLPLVEPIAKSSNRQLIVLDDTLRMLALKFDGKKANNRGHFEYEIGDLPEAGMDGDFYNNSNALFVYTSGTTGKPKGVVLSHKNIQSQVSSLVDAWKWTEKDIILHTLPLYHIHGIVNVLLCPLHVGARCVMLPKFDASSVWTQLLAVNVQNTERVNVFMAVPTIYAKLIQEYEQRFNKNDKMKEYIHTVCSTKIRLMVSGSAPLPRPIFERWEEITGHRLLERYGMSEIGMALSNPVDGPRIPGTVGTPLPGIEVRITKSDAAGPETEVLLQGSSKGLDKINSSHKKIDGHLEVRGSGIFRQYWKKPEATKEAFTSDGWFKTGDIAQYENGVYKILGRSSVDIIKTGGYKVSALNVETEILSHPDIQDCAVIGLPDDTWGQKVAAIIVLHPGKELILSELREFTKKLLPEYAVPTVLKVVDAIPKNAMGKVNKVDLLKTVFPGNKI is encoded by the exons ATGAGTTCTCTCTTGGGAAGTAGGTTTCCTTTTTTTGCCAGTCCTGGGACAAGATCATCTGTGGTAATCCGACGCCTGCAGCAAACATTTGCAGCTGTAAACTCATCGAATGAAAATACCCAG ATAGGAAGCGATGTAGTTCCTGTGTTTAAACACGCATCACGATTCGCAGATAAAACAGCCCTGCGTGATGCACATGGTGATTATACTTATCGAGGCCTGTACCTTAGTTCAAGACAGTTCGCTAATCAGATAACGCAGGCTGTGTCTGCATCTCGACAAGAAAGAGTAGCTTTTCTGATGCCAAATGATGCAAACTATGTCATCACACAATGGGCATGTTGGATGAGTGGCCAAATTG CTGTTCCACTTAGTTCTGCTCACCCAGTGTCTATTCTTGAATACTATATCACCGACTCGGATGCTAAAGTGCTCGTCACAACTCCACAGTTTTTGCCTCTTGTTGAGCCTATAGCAAAAAGTTCAAATCGACAGTTAATTGTTCTTGATGATACTTTGCGAATGTTGGCTTTGAAATTTGATGGTAAAAAGGCCAATAATAGGGGACACTTCGAATACGAAATAGGAGATTTACCCGAAGCTGGTATGGATGGCGATTTCTACAATAATAGCAATGCCTTGTTTGTCTACACCTCTGGCACTACTGGCAAACCAaaag GTGTGGTTCTAAGCCATAAGAATATACAGTCACAAGTGTCTTCACTGGTCGATGCATGGAAATGGACAGAAAAGGATATAATTTTACACACACTGCCTCTTTATCATATACATGGGATAGTAAATGTTCTTCTGTGTCCACTACACGTTGGAGCGCGATGTGTTATGCTACCTAAGTTTGATGCATCTAGTGTTTGGACTCAACTGCTGGCAGTCAACGTACAAAATACAGAAAGAGTCAACGTCTTTATGGCAGTGCCTACAATCTACGCAAAGCTCATACAGGAATACGAGCAACGGTTTAACAAAAATGACAAGATGAAGGAATACATTCACACAGTATGCAGCACCAAAATTAG ATTAATGGTCAGTGGATCAGCACCACTTCCTCGTCCTATATTTGAAAGATGGGAGGAGATCACAGGTCACCGCTTATTGGAAAGATATGGAATGAGCGAAATTGGTATGGCACTCTCGAATCCAGTGGACGGCCCACGTATACCAg GGACTGTTGGTACTCCACTCCCTGGCATCGAAGTTCGAATTACAAAATCAGACGCAGCTGGGCCAGAAACAGAAGTATTACTACAAGGTTCTTCGAAAGGATTGGACAAGATTAATAGTTCacataaaaaaatagatgGACATCTTGAAGTCAGAGGTAGTGGTATTTTTCGCCAATATTGGAAAAAGCCTGAAGCTACAAAAGAGGCGTTTACGAGCGACGGATGGTTCAAAACTG GGGATATTGCACAATATGAAAACGGAGTGTACAAAATCCTTGGACGAAGTTCAGTGGATATTATTAAAACTGGGGGTTACAAGGTCAGTGCGCTGAATGTCGAAACTGAGATTCTTAGTCACCCAGATATTCAGGACTGTGCTGTGATTGGGTTGCCGGATGACACATGGGGCCAAAAA GTAGCTGCTATTATCGTATTACATCCAGGGAAGGAATTAATTTTGTCTGAACTTCGGGAGTTCACCAAGAAATTGCTACCTGAGTATGCTGTTCCCACAGTTCTGAAAGTAGTTGACGCAATACCGAAAAATGCTATGGGAAAAGTGAACAAGGTTGACCTTTTGAAAACTGTATTCCctggaaataaaatataa
- the LOC124300190 gene encoding uncharacterized protein LOC124300190 encodes MDENDVEVLSVPSKKHCGLKMPLSKAKLGHKRRRSLTPMRPIAIAPKTNFPRGVQNVELSQSLAIKNEPGYITIVPRVSQIALENDSNKSVAVIDQYEILDSLSTPQNPKRMKVSGTEDIVTQLVIVPNQSLDAYNTILITDNDDKILCKKKTHPREYTILKNDLSNNGILQQCNFTTDKSNTINCTFSVSPKFDLVLQDQISVSQTDEKTNCNNVYKTIPTKSKSSSHSSNASNSASSKSRESKLLIYGNTTSSKEIDKSQSSNAASIQSSDSVDSLKSRSQKPVVIMQQLLSPAKRTSSIKGKQTLTVDLSKVTPINAQSINMEMKNSSKNTSPPKSNESFYDLKTMNPNATRINNYEHETDFLLKKEFPIISSSQVDSVLKAIDMQGTNKGIISNDTSNHTKKETGEKSSNDGHLLPYIQSAAKLVKNGNTHCADTVTNDSTRFQTNRPTKRLQFEESVENNSMTIEKLTDTLQCYKCKDCCYMSLNEVLIFEHIKKEHMNESRSKEKKMFKCPGCSNTFHHEASLFSHIVHDHEVHEREAQFMVEQLFSQQTLAIVNKNQKPFSEIGTAKTNNKQILITEISNKFLENDSQVQSLLVSNPRVLTSFEDIQTTSKLSKNNLMVENTELQCMQNMNNMPVSIREPIETVDIQDLTFLNDNKTFPNKSNGQQNQTVEVVEIKNGDSPENLNFLELKNSQRHFEFVNFKNDKEGEGYLQEDDTVDRGISDSEIELGGLPASKLIVESPRIEAKSLKPEVKPKSKGRPKGSKSLSNKPQAVSVKQGYKCEIEDCGVRMLVQENIVYHQKCHVTGAVPCTISYQCPECAEFKSNNWNNLAGHLWRSHIIDMELHCCDLCSYKTPSLSHLTNQHRGIHGEDRPFLCDHCGKGFKTKKQRRNHQAHHRAKEKEPLKCDECQRNFTNARLLRLHQGAVHKESKPFTCNACSYSASTRSALKLHLRRHTGEKPFSCEQCSYATGDHNSLRRHKLKHLGLKPYSCPHCNYACIQTSTYKVHLKNKHPGLNHDLMFSCPYCSYKSIKKQNLLTHMGKHDQVLSDKFLACAGMPIFVE; translated from the exons atggatgaaaatgACGTGGAAGTTTTATCGGTACCATCGAAAAAACACTGCGGCCTCAAAATGCCACTTTCGAAAGCAAAATTGGGTCACAAACGGCGTAGGTCATTGACTCCCATGCGCCCTATTGCGATCGCGCCAAAAACGAATTTCCCAAGGGGTGTTCAAAATGTGGAACTAAGTCAAAGCTTGGCCATCAAAAATGAACCCGGATACATTACCATAGTACCGAGAGTTAGTCAAATTGCATTAGAAAATGACAGTAACAAGTCAGTCGCAGTAATTGATCAATATGAGATTTTGGATTCCTTATCAACACCCCAAAATCCAAAGCGCATGAAAGTCAGTGGAACTGAAGACATAGTTACGCAACTCGTTATAGTCCCAAATCAATCTCTAGATGCTTATAATACGATTCTGATCACAGATAATGatgacaaaattttatgtaaaaaaaaaacacatccACGCGAGTACacgatattgaaaaatgatctttCTAACAATGGTATATTACAACAATGCAACTTTACTACAGATAAATCAAACACAATTAATTGTACATTTTCAGTATCACCAAAATTTGACCTTGTACTTCAGGATCAAATTTCAGTCTCACAAACTGATGAAAAGACTAATTGtaataatgtatataaaaCTATTCCAACAAAGTCAAAGTCATCTTCTCATAGTTCCAATGCCTCAAACTCTGCTAGTAGTAAAAGTAGAGAATCTAAACTGTTAATTTATGGAAATACAACGTCCAGTAAGGAAATCGACAAATCACAGTCATCGAATGCCGCTTCAATTCAATCTTCAGACTCCGTGGACTCATTGAAATCTAGATCTCAAAAGCCTGTTGTAATCATGCAGCAATTACTATCGCCTGCAAAAAGAACAAGTTCAATTAAAGGGAAGCAGACATTGACAGTCGACTTAAGTAAAGTAACACCGATAAATGCACAGAGTATAAATATGGAGATGAAGAATTCATCCAAAAATACATCGCCGCCAAAATCGAACGAAAGTTTTTATGACTTAAAAACAATGAATCCGAACGCAACTAGGATAAACAATTACGAACATGAAACTGATTtcttattgaaaaaagaattcccTATCATCAGCAGCAGTCAAGTTGACTCCGTGTTGAAAGCCATAGACATGCAAGGTACAAACAAGGGAATCATCTCGAACGACACCTCTAATCACACTAAAAAGGAAACGGGAGAGAAAAGTTCAAATGATGGCCATTTGCTGCCTTACATTCAG AGTGCAGCAAAACTAGTTAAAAATGGGAATACGCACTGTGCAGATACAGTTACGAATGATTCGACCCGATTTCAAACAAACCGACCTACAAAACGACTTCAATTCGAGGAATCGGTGGAAAATAATTCCATG ACGATAGAAAAATTGACGGACACTCTACAATGTTACAAATGCAAGGATTGTTGTTACATGAGTTTGAATGAGGTGCTTATTTTTGAACACATCAAAAAGGAGCATATGAATGAATCTAGGagcaaagaaaagaaaatgttcaAATGTCCAGGCTGTTCAAATACTTTTCACCATGAAGCCTCACTCTTCTCTCACATTGTGCATGATCATGAG gTACATGAAAGAGAGGCTCAATTCATGGTTGAACAATTGTTTTCCCAGCAAACTTTGGCAATTGTAAACAAGAATCAAAAACCATTTTCTGAAATCGGTACGGCAAAAACGAATAACAAACAAATTCTCATCACAGAAATATCtaataaatttcttgaaaacgACAGTCAGGTACAGTCTCTTTTGGTTTCAAATCCAAGAGTGCTCACCTCATTTGAAGACATACAAACTACCTCAAAGTTATCAAAGAACAACTTAATGGTTGAAAATACCGAGTTGCAATGTATGCAAAACATGAATAATATGCCAGTATCAATAAGAGAACCTATAGAGACAGTTGACATACAAGATCTTACTTTTTTGAATGACAATAAAACATTTCCAAACAAATCTAATGGGCAGCAAAATCAAACAGTTGAAGTAGTTGAAATCAAGAATGGTGACAGTCCCGAGAATCTAAATTTTCTTGAGCTCAAAAATAGTCAACGCCATTTTGAGTTTGTTAACTTTAAAAATGATAAGGAGGGTGAAGGGTACTTGCAAGAGGATGATACAGTGGATAGAGGAATTTCAGATTCAGAAATAGAACTCGGTGGTCTTCCAGCATCAAAATTGATTGTAGAAAGCCCCAGGATAGAGGCCAAAAGCTTAAAACCAGAGGTGAAACCAAAAAGTAAAGGGAGGCCTAAAGGCTCTAAGAGTCTTTCCAATAAGCCGCAAGCTGTCAGTGTAAAACAGGGATACAA ATGTGAAATAGAAGATTGTGGAGTACGTATGCTGGTGCAGGAAAACATTGTGTATCACCAGAAATGTCACGTCACTGGGGCAGTTCCATGCACTATCAGTTATCAGTGTCCTGAATGTGCAGAATTTAAGAGTAATAATTGGAATAATTTGGCTGGTCACTTATGGAGATCGCATATAATAGATATGGAATTGCACTGCTGTGACTTGTGCAGTTATAAGACACCtag CTTAAGTCACTTGACGAACCAACACAGAGGCATACATGGTGAAGACCGTCCATTTTTATGTGATCATTGTGGTAAAG GATTCAAAACGAAAAAGCAGCGAAGAAATCACCAAGCTCATCACAGAGCCAAAGAAAAGGAACCTTTAAAATGTGATGAATGCCAGCGAAATTTCACCAATGCGAGATTGTTGAGGTTGCATCAAGGCGCTGTGCATAAGGAGTCGAAGCCATTCACATGCAACGCATGCTCGTACTCAGCATCAACGAGAAGTGCCCTTAAACTTCACTTGAGGCGCCACActg GAGAAAAACCATTTTCCTGCGAGCAATGCTCGTATGCTACAGGGGACCATAATTCGTTGCGAAGACATAAATTAAAACACTTAGGCCTTAAACCTTATAGTTGCCCACATTGCAATTATGCCTGCATTCAGACATCGACATATAAAGTGCATTTAAAAAACAAGCATCCAG GCTTGAATCACGATCTTATGTTTTCTTGCCCGTACTGctcatacaaatcgataaaaaaacaGAATCTACTTACTCATATGGGAAAGCACGATCAGGTATTGTCTGACAAATTCCTCGCTTGCGCTGGAATGCCAATTTTTGTAGAATAA
- the LOC124299962 gene encoding origin recognition complex subunit 1, with product MQRQTKMKYMPNTIITDEPSDLSSTKKISQEVESRKEKQLITSKSKSAGSKSSSQSRSALQQSSTNNISKASSTLSPTRDASSMYQNSNINNSPKSTPRKNPLRSSRRSEVPLTNTCITTLRSRPDKHRTPSKNDINNEVIESTPIKSELNCTLRKRRASSDSNSGESLEPRSRSSSPEIVSVGPPATYKLCQLSGHNFIIKTPIDIQRKETKNLNDLDISNLLLSDDSDNEPIIDKIKRTDSKIVARSKSGDTGFELLHTPIKNVELLDKMNENTQLETPKSARRNLSQSLENGNGCDARKDLLLKKMAEKREDASLRIKLCRSSERSNYRIDSDSDGSVNNKTRIRNIPCTPKSILKVSSRRPNTPSVHFDNHPEINEYSPISNLTEKLTRVEIKLERVEIKNIRKLNSKYSDGWTVDSPPRKTAGTISKGHKTVHCDEDDDNILVKNSPGNKTAYPRSTDDNKVIRVSTRSNETPTKRSHKSSNSSENNDDPDFARVTPRRRTKSLKYSDHYVKDSPSTKKTKSPSKRICKNINYNEETNNDATNLNEEMNRTMDKMEWSDSEVVESNEENYPNGTLRKTTCSKYLIIEDNNKSRNVANDHGILTDKQKALKLVSKENNEKTSIATIKNEDLELTRTPRRSRRTLSTQDDVSTPNRRNGKLDYKEIEPNRPRRSTAPKLQTPSKSVKTGLLTPSMQQRNICISQPSTPLQEARARLHVSAIPKSLPCREEEFNNIYTFLEGKLTDNSGGCLYISGVPGAGKTATVNEVIRCLKKSVSKNKLDRFEFIAINGMKLTEPRQAYVEILKQLTGKKATWEQAHELLDKRFTRAAPRRLMTLLLIDELDILCNKRQDVVYNLLDWPAKSTAQLVVITIANTMDLPERVLMGRVTSRLGLTRLTFQPYTHKQLQEIVVTRLNDSNAFKSEAIQLVARKVAAVSGDARRALDICRRATELAEINGSDIVSIQDVNEALTEMIASPKVQAIRHCSEMEQMFLQSVCAEVGRTGVEEVIFKNIYNQLISLCSLEGLKVPTVTEAITICTRLGASRLLICEHSRADIHQRVLLNISSDDVHFAMRITDV from the exons ATGCAACGCCAAACAAAAA TGAAATATATGCCAAATACAATTATTACTGATGAGCCAAGTGATTTATCaagcacaaaaaaaatatcacaggAAGTTGAaagcagaaaagaaaaacaacttaTTACATCAAAGTCTAAATCTGCTGGGTCAAAAAGTAGTTCGCAAAGCAGATCTGCATTACAACAATCTTCTACTAACAATATTTCTAAAGCTTCTAGTACTCTGTCACCTACAAGAGATGCTTCCAGTATGtatcaaaattcgaatattaataattctcCAAAATCAACTCCAAGAAAAAATCCTCTCAGAAGTAGTAGGAGAAGTGAAGTACCGTTGACTAACACTTGCATCACCACCTTGAGATCTAGGCCAGATAAACATCGAACTCCTTCCAAAAATGATATTAACAACGAAGTAATAGAAAGTACTCCAATTAAAAGCGAGTTAAATTGTACACTGCGAAAACGTCGAGCTTCTAGTGATAGTAACAGCGGAGAAAGCTTAGAACCAAGAAGTCGAAGCAGCTCACCCGAAATTGTGTCAGTCG gCCCTCCAGCAACTTACAAGCTTTGTCAGTTAAGTGGACATAATTTCATAATAAAGACACCAATCGATATTCAGAGAAAGGAGACAAAAAACTTAAACGACTTAGATATATCGAACTTACTGTTGTCCGATGATTCCGATAATGAACcaataattgacaaaattaaaaGAACCGACTCAAAAATTGTAGCAAGATCAAAATCAGGTGACACTGGCTTTGAACTATTGCATACAccgataaaaaatgttgaattattGGACAAAATGAATGAGAATACTCAATTAGAGACTCCTAAAAGTGCACGACGCAATTTGTCGCAGTCTTTGGAGAATGGAAATGGTTGTGACGCACGCAAAGACTTactcttgaaaaaaatggctGAAAAACGCGAAGATGCTTCATTACGAATAAAGCTCTGTAGATCATCTGAACGGAGTAACTATAGAATAGATTCTGATTCAGATGGCAGCGTTAACAATAAAACGAGAATACGGAATATTCCATGTACTCCAAAAAGTATATTAAAAGTTAGTTCTAGAAGACCAAACACACCAAGTGTTCACTTTGATAATCATCCTGAGATAAACGAATATTCACCAATCTCTAATCTAACTGAAAAACTGACTAgagtagaaataaaattagagCGTGTCGAGatcaaaaatattagaaaattaaattctaaaTATTCGGATGGCTGGACTGTTGATTCTCCGCCACGCAAAACAGCTGGAACCATCAGCAAAGGTCATAAAACTGTTCACTGCGATGAAGATGATGATAATATTCTTGTCAAAAATTCTCCTGGCAACAAAACAGCATACCCAAGATCTACAGATGACAATAAAGTCATTCGTGTGTCTACAAGATCAAATGAAACTCCCACGAAACGCAGTCATAAAAGTAGTAATTCGAGCGAAAATAACGACGATCCAGATTTTGCTAGAGTGACTCCTAGACGTAGAACGAAGAGTTTAAAATATTCGGATCATTATGTCAAAGATAGTCCgtcaacaaaaaaaacaaaatctcCCAGCAAAcgtatttgtaaaaatattaattataacgaAGAGACAAATAATGATGCTACAAATTTAAATGAAGAGATGAACCGTACAATGGACAAAATGGAGTGGAGTGATAGTGAAGTTGTTGAATctaatgaagaaaattatcCCAACGGAACATTAAGAAAGACTACATGCTCAAAATATCTTATCATCGAAGACAACAATAAAAGTAGAAATGTTGCTAATGATCATGGAATTTTAACCGATAAACAGAAAGCATTGAAGCTGGTATCAAAAGAAAACAATGAGAAGACTAGTATTGCCACAATCAAAAATGAAGATCTTGAATTGACGCGAACACCCAGAAGATCTAGAAGAACTCTGAGTACTCAAGATGATGTATCGACTCCCAATCGAAGAAACGGGAAATTAGACTATAAAGAAATTGAACCAAACAGGCCAAGGCGAAGCACTGCACCAAAACTTCAAACACCTTCGAAATCTGTAAAAACTGGTTTACTAACGCCATCTATGCAACAACGCAACATATGCATTTCCCAGCCCTCGACGCCTCTGCAGGAAGCCAGAGCCCGTTTACACGTCAGTGCTATTCCCAAGTCTCTGCCATGCAGGGAAGAAGAGTTCAATAACATTTATACATTTCTAGAAGGAAAACTGACGGACAATAGTGGAGG TTGCCTCTACATAAGTGGTGTACCTGGCGCAGGCAAAACAGCGACCGTAAATGAAGTAATacgatgtttgaaaaaatcagtgTCCAAAAATAAACTTGATCGTTTCGAATTCATTGCAATTAACGGTATGAAGTTAACTGAGCCAAGGCAAGCTTACGTCGAGATTTTGAAGCAATTGACAGGAAAGAAAGCTACATGGGAACAAGCTCATGAGCTTCTTGACAAGAGATTCACAAGGGCTGCGCCAAGGAGGCTCATGACTTTACTGCTCATCGATGAG CTTGATATTTTGTGCAACAAACGGCAAGACGTAGTCTACAACTTGTTAGATTGGCCTGCTAAATCGACTGCTCAGCTTGTagtaattacaattgccaatACCATGGATTTGCCTGAAAGAGTTTTAATGGGACGTGTCACATCTCGATTGGGTCTTACCCGATTGACATTTCAACCCTATACTCACAAACAGCTACAGGAAATAGTTGTTACTAGATTAAATGATTCAAATGCGTTCAAAAGTGAAGCCATACAATTAGTCGCTCG GAAAGTAGCTGCTGTATCTGGTGATGCAAGAAGGGCGTTGGATATTTGTCGGCGCGCAACTGAATTAGCAGAAATAAATGGATCGGATATTGTGTCAATTCAAGACGTTAATGAAGCCCTAACGGAAATGATTGCCAGTCCAAAAGTTCAAGCTATAAGGCATTGCTCAGAAATGGAGCAAATGTTCCTACAGTCTGTTTGTGCAGAAGTTGGACGTACGGGTGTCGAAGAAGTCATTTTTAAGAACATTTATAATCAGCTGATATCACTCTGTTCTCTAGAAG GTCTAAAGGTGCCTACAGTGACTGAAGCTATTACAATTTGCACGAGACTCGGTGCTTCTAGGTTGTTAATATGTGAACATTCGAGAGCGGATATACATCAAAGAGTCCTGTTAAATATCTCGTCGGATGATGTCCATTTTGCGATGCGTATAACTGACGtttag
- the LOC124300191 gene encoding uncharacterized protein LOC124300191, with product MVDYELEKIVVDLYRENKWKEIVDLKDTADCFQKLRLLWVWPDFDDLNWLKNVITKKNVREIVSIGCGSGLLEWLLQKHLGIVMIGVEVDRKWWSSGYSPPLFLNTIHFIDEENDSFKILPSQALLFCYFNNGPAFLNYMNEYRGKMVIIIGPGEGRGSCTDPAPFDKKFLDLGWILESAREIRNTKDYIAVYVR from the exons ATGGTAGATTAcgaattagaaaaaatcgTAGTCGACCTGTATCGTGAAAACAAGTGGAAAGAAATAGTGGATTTAAAAGATACAGCAGATTGTTTTCAAAAGCTTAGACTTCTGTGGGTATGGCCAGATTTTGACGACTtaaattggttgaaaaatgttattaccaaaaaaaatgttcgtgAAATCGTAAGCATAGGATGCGGCAGTGGATTATTGGAATGGTTACTTCAGAAACACTTGG GGATCGTTATGATTGGCGTTGAAGTCGATCGAAAATGGTGGTCCAGCGGTTATTCTCCGccgttatttttaaatactatTCACTTCATAGACGAGGAAAATGACAGTTTTAAAATACTTCCATCTCAAGCTTTGCTGTTTTGCTATTTTAACAACGGCCCCGCGTTTCTCAATTACATGAATGAATACAGGGGGAAGATGGTTATCATTATAGGCCCTGGTGAAGGTCGGGGATCTTGTACAGATCCGGCCccatttgataaaaaatttttggatctTGGATGGATATTAGAATCAGCTAGGGAGATTAGGAACACAAAAGATTATATCGCTGTGTATGTTAGGTAA